The following are encoded together in the Phoenix dactylifera cultivar Barhee BC4 unplaced genomic scaffold, palm_55x_up_171113_PBpolish2nd_filt_p 000144F, whole genome shotgun sequence genome:
- the LOC103719276 gene encoding ferredoxin-thioredoxin reductase, variable chain-like, which yields MPTAATIPTTALVSALLWRHHAAAPLPSPSPVAPARPAIGVPRRPAALFRRRISCQVAITTDASSSSSPSVAEEEAEALAKIGRRVRVKVPLKVYHVLKAPELDLEGMEGEIKQYVALWKGKRISANLPFKVEFHVAVEGQPKPVKFFAHLKEDEFEYLPSSD from the coding sequence ATGCCAACGGCGGCGACCATCCCCACCACCGCCCTCGTCTCCGCCCTCCTCTGGCGTCACCACGCCGCCGCCCCTCTCCCCTCGCCTTCCCCCGTCGCCCCCGCCCGCCCCGCGATCGGCGTCCCCCGGCGCCCGGCGGCGTTATTCCGGAGGAGAATCTCTTGCCAGGTCGCCATCACTACCGACGCTTCTTCCTCCTCGTCGCCGtcggtggcggaggaggaggcggaggcgtTGGCCAAGATCGGGCGGAGGGTCCGGGTGAAGGTGCCGCTGAAGGTCTACCACGTCCTCAAGGCCCCCGAGCTGGATTTGGAGGGGATGGAGGGGGAGATCAAGCAGTACGTGGCGTTGTGGAAGGGGAAGCGGATCTCCGCCAATCTCCCCTTCAAGGTCGAATTCCACGTCGCCGTCGAGGGCCAGCCGAAGCCCGTCAAGTTCTTCGCCCACCTCAAGGAGGACGAGTTCGAGTACCTTCCGTCATCCGATTGA
- the LOC120104939 gene encoding pentatricopeptide repeat-containing protein At1g62914, mitochondrial-like, producing MLPTSVTYNTLIFAFCKIEKLTVAEHFLRQIELNGINPTVVIYATLMDAFVGAENTDLMLRKFNEMIEKAIMPNVITYSVVMKGLCKQGRLQKAIDILKDMHISVNSYTLAPLGLSFQEVYVSNPRYCLEKLKVIATLKQLSYVCFSLGSGLTPSLCELLQNNFRDWDSCSIVWDVLANVYSRLEMIHDALCVLSKMDNPNMQASISTYDSLMYNLRHTDMVWGIYKEIRARGVTHSEYTYDILIDSLCKQQRLQDAISFFQDMQGRKEVKPCIVTFNTLMSLAQLGLSFQEVHVSNPRNYSEKLKVVATLKQLSYVCFSLGSGSAPSLCELLQNNFRDSESTLSVIRACYLSCRTTRY from the exons ATGCTGCCGACTTCCGTCACATATAATACCCTAATTTTTGCTTTTTGCAAGATTGAAAAGTTAACTGTGGCAGAGCACTTTCTTAGGCAAATTGAGCTTAATGGAATAAATCCAACAGTAGTGATCTACGCCACTCTTATGGATGCCTTTGTTGGAGCTGAAAATACTGATTTAATGTTAAGAAAGTTCAACGAAATGATTGAGAAAGCAATCATGCCCAATGTTATTACATACAGTGTAGTCATGAAGGGGCTCTGTAAGCAAGGGAGGCTACAAAAGGCTATTGACATTCTCAAGGATATGCATATATCAG TCAATAGCTATACTTTAGCTCCATTGGGGCTTTCTTTTCAGGAGGTCTACGTTTCAAATCCTAGGTATTgcttagaaaaattaaaagtaataGCTACACTTAAACAACTTAGTTATGTCTGCTTCTCTTTAGGGTCTGGTTTGACGCCATCTCTTTGTGAATTGCTGCAGAATAACTTCAGAGACTGGGATTCTTGCAGTATAGTATGGGACGTCTTGGCAAATGTTTATTCTCGATTGGAAATGATTCATGATGCCCTTTGTGTTCTCAGCAAGATGGACAACCCGAACATGCAAGCTTCAATATCCACTTATGACAGTTTGATGTACAATTTAAGACATACAGATATGGTCTGGGGCATCTACAAAGAAATCAGAGCCCGTGGGGTTACTCATAGTGAATACACTTATGACATCCTCATTGACAGTCTTTGCAAGCAGCAGAGGTTGCAGGATGCCATATCCTTCTTCCAAGACATGCAGGGTCGAAAAGAGGTCAAACCTTGCATTGTCACTTTCAACACCCTCATGTCTTTAGCTCAGTTGGGGCTTTCCTTTCAGGAGGTCCACGTTTCAAATCCTAGAAATTattcagaaaaattaaaagtagtaGCTACACTTAAACAACTTAGTTATGTCTGCTTCTCTTTAGGGTCTGGTTCGGCGCCATCCCTTTGTGAATTGCTGCAGAATAATTTCAGAGACTCGGAGTCTACCCTCAGTGTGATTAGAGCCTGCTATCTTAGTTGCAGAACTACCAGATACTAA
- the LOC103719275 gene encoding putative pentatricopeptide repeat-containing protein At1g13630 isoform X3: protein MLFRSKFRPFCRFPPQLPAPKPTISSAAAAEAADELFIDSSTSKNPVREILTLAKRGHGPLFLPPNRTRVDRQSRGAGKDGNFMDWEVARTRLEDARLARLETCHALAREGRLKEINSVLQQMLHEEGSGSAPSFCELLQNNFRDWDSCSIVWDMLTNIYSRLEMIHDALYVLSKMDSLNMQASISTYDSLMYNLRHTDMVWDIYKEIRARGVTHSEYTYDILIDSLCKQQRLQDAISFFQDMQGRKEVKSCNVTFNTLMSGLCNAGLVEVAKSIFSLILKYGLRPDRYSYTTLIHGLCVAGSMEEALKLSEDMEKDGILLDVVAYNILINGYRLLGLMSEVSKLINMMTLQGLRPDLITYTILITGHCEKGDVEEGLRVRREVIARGIQLNIVAYSVLLNALFKKGKIGEVHQLLGEIEAIGLHMDLVAYSILIHGYCKLGEIERALQVCQMMCSKQVMPNSFTHGATLSSLCKKGMLVEARWYLDNLASSGQMVDIILYNIVIDGYAKIGDVDGALELYEQILKLGLSPTIVTYNTLIFAFCKIEKLTVAEHFLRQIELNGINPTVVTYTTLMNAFVGAGNTDSMLRLFNEMIEKAIMPNVITYSVVMKGLCKQGRLQKAIDILKDMHISGVQIIYFETII, encoded by the exons ATGCTCTTCCGATCGAAGTTCCGTCCTTTCTGCCGATTCCCTCCTCAGCTTCCAGCCCCCAAGCCCACGATTtcctcggcggcggcggcggaagcGGCGGACGAGCTCTTTATTGATTCGTCGACATCCAAGAATCCGGTGAGAGAAATCCTAACCCTAGCGAAACGAGGGCATGGGCCACTGTTTCTTCCCCCTAATCGGACGCGGGTCGATAGGCAATCCCGCGGGGCCGGGAAAGATGGAAACTTTATGGATTGGGAGGTGGCAAGAACTAGATTAGAGGACGCCAGGCTTGCTCGTCTGGAGACTTGCCATGCTTTGGCTCGGGAGGGGAGGTTGAAGGAGATAAACAGCGTTTTGCAGCAAATGCTGCACGAAGAAG GGTCTGGTTCGGCGCCATCCTTTTGTGAATTGCTGCAGAATAACTTCAGAGACTGGGATTCTTGCAGTATAGTATGGGACATGCTGACAAATATTTATTCTCGATTGGAAATGATTCATGATGCCCTTTATGTTCTCAGCAAGATGGACAGCCTGAACATGCAAGCTTCAATATCCACTTATGATAGTTTGATGTACAATTTAAGACATACAGACATGGTCTGGGACATCTACAAAGAAATCAGAGCCCGTGGGGTTACTCATAGTGAATACACTTATGACATCCTCATTGACAGTCTTTGCAAGCAGCAGAGGTTGCAGGATGCCATATCCTTCTTTCAAGACATGCAGGGTCGAAAAGAGGTCAAATCTTGCAATGTCACTTTCAACACCCTCATGTCTGGATTATGTAATGCAGGTTTGGTAGAGGTTGCTAAATCTATCTTCTCTCTGATACTTAAATATGGGTTGCGTCCAGACAGATACAGTTATACTACTCTCATACATGGGTTGTGTGTAGCAGGTTCaatggaggaagctttgaaGCTTTCTGAGGACATGGAGAAGGATGGCATATTGCTTGATGTTGTGGCGTATAACATTCTCATAAATGGATACCGTTTACTTGGGCTGATGAGTGAGGTTTCGAAGCTCATCAACATGATGACTTTACAAGGGCTGAGGCCAGACCTTATTACTTATACTATACTGATTACAGGGCATTGTGAAAAGGGTGATGTTGAAGAGGGATTGAGGGTGCGGAgggaggtcattgctcgagggaTTCAGTTGAACATTGTTGCATACAGTGTGCTTTTGAATGCTCtgtttaaaaaaggaaaaattggTGAAGTACATCAGTTGCTTGGTGAGATAGAAGCTATTGGTTTGCACATGGATTTGGTAGCATATTCCATCCTGATCCATGGGTACTGCAAACTAGGAGAAATTGAAAGGGCGCttcaagtgtgccaaatgatgtGCTCCAAACAAGTGATGCCTAATTCATTTACTCATGGGGCAACTCTTTCAAGCCTGTGCAAGAAAGGGATGCTGGTGGAAGCAAGGTGGTATTTGGACAATCTAGCCAGTAGTGGTCAGATGGTGGACATCATTTTGTACAATATTGTGATTGATGGCTATGCAAAAATTGGTGATGTTGACGGTGCACTTGAGTTGTATGAACAGATACTTAAGCTAGGGTTATCTCCAACTATTGTCACATATAATACCCTAATTTTTGCCTTTTGCAAGATTGAAAAGTTAACTGTGGCAGAGCACTTTCTTAGGCAAATTGAGCTTAATGGAATAAATCCAACAGTAGTGACCTACACCACTCTTATGAATGCCTTTGTTGGAGCTGGAAATACTGATTCAATGTTAAGATTGTTCAATGAAATGATTGAGAAAGCAATCATGCCCAATGTTATTACATACAGTGTAGTCATGAAGGGGCTCTGTAAGCAAGGGAGGCTACAAAAGGCTATTGACATTCTCAAGGATATGCATATATCAG GGGTTCAAATTATCTATTTCGAAACAATTATCTAG
- the LOC103719275 gene encoding putative pentatricopeptide repeat-containing protein At1g13630 isoform X1 — protein sequence MLFRSKFRPFCRFPPQLPAPKPTISSAAAAEAADELFIDSSTSKNPVREILTLAKRGHGPLFLPPNRTRVDRQSRGAGKDGNFMDWEVARTRLEDARLARLETCHALAREGRLKEINSVLQQMLHEEGSGSAPSFCELLQNNFRDWDSCSIVWDMLTNIYSRLEMIHDALYVLSKMDSLNMQASISTYDSLMYNLRHTDMVWDIYKEIRARGVTHSEYTYDILIDSLCKQQRLQDAISFFQDMQGRKEVKSCNVTFNTLMSGLCNAGLVEVAKSIFSLILKYGLRPDRYSYTTLIHGLCVAGSMEEALKLSEDMEKDGILLDVVAYNILINGYRLLGLMSEVSKLINMMTLQGLRPDLITYTILITGHCEKGDVEEGLRVRREVIARGIQLNIVAYSVLLNALFKKGKIGEVHQLLGEIEAIGLHMDLVAYSILIHGYCKLGEIERALQVCQMMCSKQVMPNSFTHGATLSSLCKKGMLVEARWYLDNLASSGQMVDIILYNIVIDGYAKIGDVDGALELYEQILKLGLSPTIVTYNTLIFAFCKIEKLTVAEHFLRQIELNGINPTVVTYTTLMNAFVGAGNTDSMLRLFNEMIEKAIMPNVITYSVVMKGLCKQGRLQKAIDILKDMHISGICADQITYNILMQGFCEVQNIEMAFRIHDEMLQHNLMPTPVTYNLLINILCLKGKVDCAEKFLDSLLDKGVRLRKFAYTTIVKAQCAKGMPGKAIMLFDKIIRSGFEVSIKDFSAAINRLCKRNFVNEATIFLKMMLYVGIYPDEELCTVICSAFIKKNELQSLFALQAMIVKSGILAPDIQ from the exons ATGCTCTTCCGATCGAAGTTCCGTCCTTTCTGCCGATTCCCTCCTCAGCTTCCAGCCCCCAAGCCCACGATTtcctcggcggcggcggcggaagcGGCGGACGAGCTCTTTATTGATTCGTCGACATCCAAGAATCCGGTGAGAGAAATCCTAACCCTAGCGAAACGAGGGCATGGGCCACTGTTTCTTCCCCCTAATCGGACGCGGGTCGATAGGCAATCCCGCGGGGCCGGGAAAGATGGAAACTTTATGGATTGGGAGGTGGCAAGAACTAGATTAGAGGACGCCAGGCTTGCTCGTCTGGAGACTTGCCATGCTTTGGCTCGGGAGGGGAGGTTGAAGGAGATAAACAGCGTTTTGCAGCAAATGCTGCACGAAGAAG GGTCTGGTTCGGCGCCATCCTTTTGTGAATTGCTGCAGAATAACTTCAGAGACTGGGATTCTTGCAGTATAGTATGGGACATGCTGACAAATATTTATTCTCGATTGGAAATGATTCATGATGCCCTTTATGTTCTCAGCAAGATGGACAGCCTGAACATGCAAGCTTCAATATCCACTTATGATAGTTTGATGTACAATTTAAGACATACAGACATGGTCTGGGACATCTACAAAGAAATCAGAGCCCGTGGGGTTACTCATAGTGAATACACTTATGACATCCTCATTGACAGTCTTTGCAAGCAGCAGAGGTTGCAGGATGCCATATCCTTCTTTCAAGACATGCAGGGTCGAAAAGAGGTCAAATCTTGCAATGTCACTTTCAACACCCTCATGTCTGGATTATGTAATGCAGGTTTGGTAGAGGTTGCTAAATCTATCTTCTCTCTGATACTTAAATATGGGTTGCGTCCAGACAGATACAGTTATACTACTCTCATACATGGGTTGTGTGTAGCAGGTTCaatggaggaagctttgaaGCTTTCTGAGGACATGGAGAAGGATGGCATATTGCTTGATGTTGTGGCGTATAACATTCTCATAAATGGATACCGTTTACTTGGGCTGATGAGTGAGGTTTCGAAGCTCATCAACATGATGACTTTACAAGGGCTGAGGCCAGACCTTATTACTTATACTATACTGATTACAGGGCATTGTGAAAAGGGTGATGTTGAAGAGGGATTGAGGGTGCGGAgggaggtcattgctcgagggaTTCAGTTGAACATTGTTGCATACAGTGTGCTTTTGAATGCTCtgtttaaaaaaggaaaaattggTGAAGTACATCAGTTGCTTGGTGAGATAGAAGCTATTGGTTTGCACATGGATTTGGTAGCATATTCCATCCTGATCCATGGGTACTGCAAACTAGGAGAAATTGAAAGGGCGCttcaagtgtgccaaatgatgtGCTCCAAACAAGTGATGCCTAATTCATTTACTCATGGGGCAACTCTTTCAAGCCTGTGCAAGAAAGGGATGCTGGTGGAAGCAAGGTGGTATTTGGACAATCTAGCCAGTAGTGGTCAGATGGTGGACATCATTTTGTACAATATTGTGATTGATGGCTATGCAAAAATTGGTGATGTTGACGGTGCACTTGAGTTGTATGAACAGATACTTAAGCTAGGGTTATCTCCAACTATTGTCACATATAATACCCTAATTTTTGCCTTTTGCAAGATTGAAAAGTTAACTGTGGCAGAGCACTTTCTTAGGCAAATTGAGCTTAATGGAATAAATCCAACAGTAGTGACCTACACCACTCTTATGAATGCCTTTGTTGGAGCTGGAAATACTGATTCAATGTTAAGATTGTTCAATGAAATGATTGAGAAAGCAATCATGCCCAATGTTATTACATACAGTGTAGTCATGAAGGGGCTCTGTAAGCAAGGGAGGCTACAAAAGGCTATTGACATTCTCAAGGATATGCATATATCAGGTATATGTGCTGATCAAATTACATATAATATACTTATGCAAGGATTTTGTGAAGTGCAAAACATAGAAATGGCTTTTCGCATACATGACGAAATGTTACAACACAATCTTATGCCTACTCCTGTAACATATAACCTTCTTATTAATATCCTTTGCTTGAAAGGCAAAGTAGACTGTGCTGAAAAGTTTCTAGATTCTCTTCTGGATAAGGGTGTCAGGTTGAGGAAATTTGCTTATACCACAATAGTCAAAGCACAATGTGCAAAAGGAATGCCGGGTAAAGCTATTATGCTCTTTGACAAAATTATAAGATCTGGGTTTGAAGTTTCAATCAAAGATTTCAGTGCAGCAATCAATCGATtatgcaaaagaaattttgtaaatgaagcaACAATATTTCTAAAGATGATGTTGTATGTTGGCATATACCCGGATGAGGAGTTGTGTACTGTTATATGTAGTGCTTTCATCAAGAAAAATGAGTTGCAGTCATTATTTGCGTTGCAAGCTATGATTGTCAAAAGTGGTATTCTTGCCCCGGATATCCAGTAA
- the LOC103719275 gene encoding putative pentatricopeptide repeat-containing protein At1g13630 isoform X2, whose amino-acid sequence MLFRSKFRPFCRFPPQLPAPKPTISSAAAAEAADELFIDSSTSKNPVREILTLAKRGHGPLFLPPNRTRVDRQSRGAGKDGNFMDWEVARTRLEDARLARLETCHALAREGRLKEINSVLQQMLHEEGSGSAPSFCELLQNNFRDWDSCSIVWDMLTNIYSRLEMIHDALYVLSKMDSLNMQASISTYDSLMYNLRHTDMVWDIYKEIRARGVTHSEYTYDILIDSLCKQQRLQDAISFFQDMQGRKEVKSCNVTFNTLMSGLCNAGSMEEALKLSEDMEKDGILLDVVAYNILINGYRLLGLMSEVSKLINMMTLQGLRPDLITYTILITGHCEKGDVEEGLRVRREVIARGIQLNIVAYSVLLNALFKKGKIGEVHQLLGEIEAIGLHMDLVAYSILIHGYCKLGEIERALQVCQMMCSKQVMPNSFTHGATLSSLCKKGMLVEARWYLDNLASSGQMVDIILYNIVIDGYAKIGDVDGALELYEQILKLGLSPTIVTYNTLIFAFCKIEKLTVAEHFLRQIELNGINPTVVTYTTLMNAFVGAGNTDSMLRLFNEMIEKAIMPNVITYSVVMKGLCKQGRLQKAIDILKDMHISGICADQITYNILMQGFCEVQNIEMAFRIHDEMLQHNLMPTPVTYNLLINILCLKGKVDCAEKFLDSLLDKGVRLRKFAYTTIVKAQCAKGMPGKAIMLFDKIIRSGFEVSIKDFSAAINRLCKRNFVNEATIFLKMMLYVGIYPDEELCTVICSAFIKKNELQSLFALQAMIVKSGILAPDIQ is encoded by the exons ATGCTCTTCCGATCGAAGTTCCGTCCTTTCTGCCGATTCCCTCCTCAGCTTCCAGCCCCCAAGCCCACGATTtcctcggcggcggcggcggaagcGGCGGACGAGCTCTTTATTGATTCGTCGACATCCAAGAATCCGGTGAGAGAAATCCTAACCCTAGCGAAACGAGGGCATGGGCCACTGTTTCTTCCCCCTAATCGGACGCGGGTCGATAGGCAATCCCGCGGGGCCGGGAAAGATGGAAACTTTATGGATTGGGAGGTGGCAAGAACTAGATTAGAGGACGCCAGGCTTGCTCGTCTGGAGACTTGCCATGCTTTGGCTCGGGAGGGGAGGTTGAAGGAGATAAACAGCGTTTTGCAGCAAATGCTGCACGAAGAAG GGTCTGGTTCGGCGCCATCCTTTTGTGAATTGCTGCAGAATAACTTCAGAGACTGGGATTCTTGCAGTATAGTATGGGACATGCTGACAAATATTTATTCTCGATTGGAAATGATTCATGATGCCCTTTATGTTCTCAGCAAGATGGACAGCCTGAACATGCAAGCTTCAATATCCACTTATGATAGTTTGATGTACAATTTAAGACATACAGACATGGTCTGGGACATCTACAAAGAAATCAGAGCCCGTGGGGTTACTCATAGTGAATACACTTATGACATCCTCATTGACAGTCTTTGCAAGCAGCAGAGGTTGCAGGATGCCATATCCTTCTTTCAAGACATGCAGGGTCGAAAAGAGGTCAAATCTTGCAATGTCACTTTCAACACCCTCATGTCTGGATTATGTAATGCAG GTTCaatggaggaagctttgaaGCTTTCTGAGGACATGGAGAAGGATGGCATATTGCTTGATGTTGTGGCGTATAACATTCTCATAAATGGATACCGTTTACTTGGGCTGATGAGTGAGGTTTCGAAGCTCATCAACATGATGACTTTACAAGGGCTGAGGCCAGACCTTATTACTTATACTATACTGATTACAGGGCATTGTGAAAAGGGTGATGTTGAAGAGGGATTGAGGGTGCGGAgggaggtcattgctcgagggaTTCAGTTGAACATTGTTGCATACAGTGTGCTTTTGAATGCTCtgtttaaaaaaggaaaaattggTGAAGTACATCAGTTGCTTGGTGAGATAGAAGCTATTGGTTTGCACATGGATTTGGTAGCATATTCCATCCTGATCCATGGGTACTGCAAACTAGGAGAAATTGAAAGGGCGCttcaagtgtgccaaatgatgtGCTCCAAACAAGTGATGCCTAATTCATTTACTCATGGGGCAACTCTTTCAAGCCTGTGCAAGAAAGGGATGCTGGTGGAAGCAAGGTGGTATTTGGACAATCTAGCCAGTAGTGGTCAGATGGTGGACATCATTTTGTACAATATTGTGATTGATGGCTATGCAAAAATTGGTGATGTTGACGGTGCACTTGAGTTGTATGAACAGATACTTAAGCTAGGGTTATCTCCAACTATTGTCACATATAATACCCTAATTTTTGCCTTTTGCAAGATTGAAAAGTTAACTGTGGCAGAGCACTTTCTTAGGCAAATTGAGCTTAATGGAATAAATCCAACAGTAGTGACCTACACCACTCTTATGAATGCCTTTGTTGGAGCTGGAAATACTGATTCAATGTTAAGATTGTTCAATGAAATGATTGAGAAAGCAATCATGCCCAATGTTATTACATACAGTGTAGTCATGAAGGGGCTCTGTAAGCAAGGGAGGCTACAAAAGGCTATTGACATTCTCAAGGATATGCATATATCAGGTATATGTGCTGATCAAATTACATATAATATACTTATGCAAGGATTTTGTGAAGTGCAAAACATAGAAATGGCTTTTCGCATACATGACGAAATGTTACAACACAATCTTATGCCTACTCCTGTAACATATAACCTTCTTATTAATATCCTTTGCTTGAAAGGCAAAGTAGACTGTGCTGAAAAGTTTCTAGATTCTCTTCTGGATAAGGGTGTCAGGTTGAGGAAATTTGCTTATACCACAATAGTCAAAGCACAATGTGCAAAAGGAATGCCGGGTAAAGCTATTATGCTCTTTGACAAAATTATAAGATCTGGGTTTGAAGTTTCAATCAAAGATTTCAGTGCAGCAATCAATCGATtatgcaaaagaaattttgtaaatgaagcaACAATATTTCTAAAGATGATGTTGTATGTTGGCATATACCCGGATGAGGAGTTGTGTACTGTTATATGTAGTGCTTTCATCAAGAAAAATGAGTTGCAGTCATTATTTGCGTTGCAAGCTATGATTGTCAAAAGTGGTATTCTTGCCCCGGATATCCAGTAA